A region from the Benincasa hispida cultivar B227 chromosome 10, ASM972705v1, whole genome shotgun sequence genome encodes:
- the LOC120089101 gene encoding secreted RxLR effector protein 161-like, which translates to MAAPRTIHFIVVLCILRYVKGTLGHGLQFSSQSSLVLSGYSDVDWVGDPTDQRSTSDYCLYLGDSHISWRSKKQSVVSHSSTESEYCAPADATSEILWLRWLLADIGVPQSSATILHCDKCSAIQIAHNDVFHEHTKHIENGCYSISTAEKPADILIKALPPGRFLQLLNKLKLIPTLPP; encoded by the coding sequence ATGGCTGCACCTCGGACCATTCATTTTATTGTTGTTCTTTGTATCCTTCGTTATGTTAAAGGTACTTTAGGGCATGGGCTTCAGTTTTCTTCCCAATCTTCTCTGGTTTTATCAGGCTATTCCGATGTTGATTGGGTTGGTGATCCTACTGACCAGCGTTCTACCTCTGATTATTGTTTATACCTTGGTGATTCACACATTTCTTGGCGTAGTAAGAAACAGAGTGTTGTTTCCCATTCTAGTACGGAGTCTGAATATTGTGCTCCAGCTGATGCTACGTCAGAAATCTTGTGGCTTCGTTGGCTTCTTGCTGATATAGGAGTCCCTCAGTCGTCTGCCACTATACTTCATTGTGACAAATGTAGTGCCATTCAGATTGCTCATAATGATGTCTTTCATGAACACACCAAGCATATTGAGAATGGTTGTTACTCTATTTCCACTGCTGAGAAACCCGCTGACATTCTCATCAAAGCATTGCCTCCTGGTCGTTTTCTCCAACTACTTAACAAACTCAAGTTGATTCCTACCttaccaccttga